The Brachyhypopomus gauderio isolate BG-103 chromosome 7, BGAUD_0.2, whole genome shotgun sequence genome has a window encoding:
- the LOC143519309 gene encoding inositol monophosphatase 1-like isoform X2 — protein sequence MMDPWQECMDHCLGVTEEAGKMIRDALQKDISVMQKSSPVDLVTDTDQKVEELIISSIKKKYPSHSFIGEESVAAGASSILTDNPTWIIDPIDGTTNFVHRFPFVSVSIGFTVNKQIEFGIVYSCIEDKMYTARKGKGAFCNGAPIKVSMQQDITKSLVLTEMSFKKDPEHFRILMANMERILSIPVHGIRTPGSAAVNLCLVACGAADAYYHMGIHCWDMAGGAAILTEAGGVIMDVTGGPFDLMSRRLIVASSKNIAEGIAKKIQLLPCGRDDVS from the exons ATGATGGACCCTTGGCAGGAGTGTATGGATCACTGTCTCGGCGTTACAGAAGAGGCAGGAAAG ATGATTCGTGATGCACTACAGAAAGATATATCTGTCATGCAGAAGAGCTCCCCAGTAGACTTGGTCACAGATACAGACCAGAAGGTGGAGGAACTAATTATATCCTCCATCAAGAAGAAATATCCCAGTCACAG TTTCATAGGTGAGGAATCGGTGGCTGCTGGGGCCTCCAGTATTCTCACCGATAACCCCACCTGGATCATTGATCCCATCGATGGGACCACAAACTTTGTCCACAG GTTCCCCTTTGTGTCAGTGTCCATTGGATTTACAGTGAATAAACAG ATAGAGTTTGGAATTGTGTACAGTTGCATTGAGGACAAAATGTATACTGCTCGCAAGGGTAAAGGAGCGTTCTGCAATGGAGCCCCTATCAAAGTCTCAATGCAACAAG ACATCACCAAGTCCCTGGTGCTGACAGAGATGAGTTTCAAAAAAGATCCCGAACACTTCAGAATCCTGATGGCCAACATGGAGAGGATCCTTTCTATCCCTGTTCATGG GATCCGAACCCCAGGCAGTGCAGCTGTGAATCTGTGTTTGGTGGCTTGTGGGGCAGCAGATGCTTATTACCACATGGGGATCCACTGCTGGGATATGGCAGGTGGAGCAGCCATACTCACTGAAGCTGGGGGAGTCATCATGGATGTCACAG GGGGGCCGTTTGATCTGATGTCTAGGAGGTTGATCGTAGCAAGCAGTAAAAACATAGCAGAGGGCATCGCCAAGAAAATACAGCTGCTCCCCTGTGGACGAGATGATGTGAGCTAG
- the LOC143519309 gene encoding inositol monophosphatase 1-like isoform X3 — protein sequence MMDPWQECMDHCLGVTEEAGKMIRDALQKDISVMQKSSPVDLVTDTDQKVEELIISSIKKKYPSHSFIGEESVAAGASSILTDNPTWIIDPIDGTTNFVHRFPFVSVSIGFTVNKQIEFGIVYSCIEDKMYTARKGKGAFCNGAPIKVSMQQDITKSLVLTEMSFKKDPEHFRILMANMERILSIPVHGIRTPGSAAVNLCLVACGAADAYYHMGIHCWDMAGGAAILTEAGGVIMDVTDLA from the exons ATGATGGACCCTTGGCAGGAGTGTATGGATCACTGTCTCGGCGTTACAGAAGAGGCAGGAAAG ATGATTCGTGATGCACTACAGAAAGATATATCTGTCATGCAGAAGAGCTCCCCAGTAGACTTGGTCACAGATACAGACCAGAAGGTGGAGGAACTAATTATATCCTCCATCAAGAAGAAATATCCCAGTCACAG TTTCATAGGTGAGGAATCGGTGGCTGCTGGGGCCTCCAGTATTCTCACCGATAACCCCACCTGGATCATTGATCCCATCGATGGGACCACAAACTTTGTCCACAG GTTCCCCTTTGTGTCAGTGTCCATTGGATTTACAGTGAATAAACAG ATAGAGTTTGGAATTGTGTACAGTTGCATTGAGGACAAAATGTATACTGCTCGCAAGGGTAAAGGAGCGTTCTGCAATGGAGCCCCTATCAAAGTCTCAATGCAACAAG ACATCACCAAGTCCCTGGTGCTGACAGAGATGAGTTTCAAAAAAGATCCCGAACACTTCAGAATCCTGATGGCCAACATGGAGAGGATCCTTTCTATCCCTGTTCATGG GATCCGAACCCCAGGCAGTGCAGCTGTGAATCTGTGTTTGGTGGCTTGTGGGGCAGCAGATGCTTATTACCACATGGGGATCCACTGCTGGGATATGGCAGGTGGAGCAGCCATACTCACTGAAGCTGGGGGAGTCATCATGGATGTCACAG